Within the Burkholderia ubonensis genome, the region CGAGGACCGCATCGAGCAGCTCGAGCAGTTCCGCCGCGACAAGCCGGTGTCGGTGTCGCTCGGCCTCTACCAGGGCGACCGTCTCGAGCAGCACCTGCTGACCGAGTACTACAACGGCGTGCGCCAGATCCTGCTGAGCCCGGTGTCGCAGAACCTCGCGTCGTTCCTGAAGGACGTGAACGCGCATCCGGACCAGCTCGTGCCGATGACGCGCCCGCCGGAGTCCGGCGCGGTGCAGGGCGGCGCCATCCCGGTCTCGACGAATCCGGCCGGGGCCGCACCGCAGGCCGCCGCCGCGCAGCCGGCCGCAGCCCCCCAGGGCGGCCTGTACAGCGACGCGTCGCCGACCAACGTGCAGGACGCGTACAACGCGCTGAAGACCTACCTGATGCTGTCCGACAAGCGCCACGTCGAGCAGGCGCACCTGACCGACCAGGTCGCGCGCTTCTGGCGCGGCTGGCTGGAGACGAATCGCGGCAACATGCCGCGCGACGAGATGATCCGGAGCGCCGAGCGCATGATCTCGTTCTACCTCGCGCGCGTGAACGACAACGACTGGCCGATGATCGAAGCGAACCTCTCGCTCGTCGACCAGACCCGCGAGAACCTGCGCCGCGTCGTGCGCGGGATGCCGGCCCGCCAGCGCGTGTACGAGGAAATCAAGGCGCGCGCGTCGACCCGCTTCGCGCCGATGACCATCGCGCGCATCGTCGGCGACGGCAACGGCGGCCTGATCGCCGGCAGCTACGCGATCCCCGGCACGTTCACGCGCGACGCGTGGTTCGAGTACGTGCAGCCGGCGATCCGCGACGCCGCGACCAAGGAGCTGCAGGCGAAGGACTGGGTGCTGAACACGTCGACGCAGGACGACCTGACGCTCGAGGGCAGCCCCGAGCAGATCCAGAAGACGCTGGTCGGCATGTACAAGACCGAATACGCGCAGCACTGGCAGAAGTTCATGCAGGGCATCGCGGTGCAGGGCTTCAGCAGCTTCGGGCAGGCGGTCGACGGGATGAACCGCCTGGGCGACCCGCAGGATTCGCCGATCCGCAAGGTGCTCGAGACCGCGTACGACCAGACCTCGTGGGACAACCCGTCGCTCGCGAACGCGACGATCAAGAAGGCGCAGACGGGCGTCGTGAACTGGTTCAAGCAGCTGTTCACGCGCACGAAGGCGGGCCAGGTGGCGGCCGCCAACATCGACATCAACGGCAATCCGGCGGACGTGCCGATGGGCCCGGTCGGCCAGGAGTTCGTCGGCCTCGCGCGGATCGTCGCGACGCATGACGGCACGTCGCTGCTGAAGGGCTACATGGACACGCTGTCGAAGGTCCGCACGCGCTTCAACGTGATCAAGAACCAGGGCGACCCGGGCCCGGGCGCGCGCCAGCTGATGCAGCAGACGCTCGACGGCAGCGGCTCGGAGCTGGCCGATTCGCTGAAGTTCGTCGACGAGCAGATGCTGACCGGCCTGACCGACACGCAACGCAAGTCGCTGCGCCCGCTGCTGGTGCGGCCGCTGATGCAGGCGTTCTCGGTCGTGATCCAGCCGGCCAGCGCGGAAGTCAACAAGGTGTGGAACGCGCAGGTCTACCAGCCGTTCCAGGGCTCGCTCGCGACCAAGTACCCGTTCGCGGCGAGCGCGAAGGTCGAGGCCGGCGCCAGCGAGATCGCGCAGGTGTTCGGTCCGGACGGCTCGATCGCGAAGTTCGTCGGCACGACGCTCGGGCCCCTCGCGGTGCGCCGCGGCGACACGCTCGCGGCCCGCACCTGGGGCGACATGGGCCTCGCGCTCGCGCCGGACTTCACGAACGGCTTCGCGCGCTGGGTCGCGCCGCTCTCGGGCGGCGCGGCGGGCGCCGGCGGCGGCGCTGCGTCGTCGGAACCGCAGACCGTGTTCCAGATCCTGCCGCAGCCGAGCAGCGGCACGACCGAGTACACGGTCGCGATCGACGGCCAGCAGCTGCGCTACCGCAACACGCCGCCGCAGTGGACCAACTTCGTGTGGCCGAACCCGCAGGGCTCGCCGGGCGCGACGCTGTCGGCGACCACCTTCGACGGCCGCACGATCCAGCTCGTCAACGAGCCGGGCCGCTACGGTCTCGAGAAGCTGATCAACTCCGCGCAGCGCAAGCGCCGCCCGGACGGCACCTTCGACCTCACGTGGACGCAGGGCAACGTGAACGTGTCGGTCACGATGCGCATCATCAGCACGTCGCAGCCGACGGGCGGCGGCGGCGACCAGCCGCAGCAGCAGAGCCTGCGCGGCCTGCGCCTGCCGTCGTCGGTCGCCGACGCGAGCGCCGGCGCCGCACAGAACGCGACGCAGGCGGGCGCCGGCGCGCCGGCCGCGGCACCGGCCGTTGCGGCCGCCACCGCATCGAATGCACAGGGGGCGCAATGACGCAAACCGTTCAGGCGCAGATCGCCTACTTCGGCAAGATCCCGTCGCGCGGCGATTTCGTCAAAAGCCCGCACAACCCGCAGCTGCTGCAGACGCTCGACCGCTGGATCGCGCAGGCGCTCGAGCTGCTCGCCGAGGACCCGCGCTGGAAGATCGTCTACGAAGACGCGCAGCCGATGCATTTCGCGTTCCTCGGCTCGCGCAGCCGGCTCGCGATCGCCGGGCACATGGTCGCGAGCCACGACGTGTCGATGCGCCGCTTCCCGTTCCTCGGCGCGGCCGCGCTCGAAGTCGAGCGGCCCGTCGCGTTCCTCGCGCGCAGCCCGCTCGCGTTCGCGCGGCTGTGGTCGCGCGTCGCGCAGCAGATCCCGCCGCTGCTCGGCAAGGAGGAGCCGCCCGGCGCGCTGCAGGCGCTCGGCGACACGCAGGTGCCGATCGAAGTCGGCAGCGGCCCCGGCAACGCGCACGACGGCACGTTCAACGATTTCATCGAGCACCAGTCGCTGTACGGCCTCGAGCAGATGCTGCTCGCGAGCGGCCATCCGGTGCGGCTGCGCGGCGCGATGCTCGCGCTCGGCTCGCTGCTGCGCCCGGTGATGCAGAGCGGCTCGTCGCACATCGAGCGCGGCCTCACGCTGCCGCTGCCGGTCGACCCGTTCTACCGCAGCCTCGTCGCGGCGTTCTGGCTCGAACTGATCGCGCCGTTCGTCGCGCAGGCCGACTTCGAGCTCGCGATCTTCATGGGCTCGATCGCCGAACGCGAACGGCTCATCATCGGCTTCAACGGCGCGTCGGCGAAAACGCTGCTGAGCGTCGTCGACCCGCAGACCTACGCCGCCCACAACATCGACATCGACGATCCGGAGTGGATCGACGCCCATGCGCAAAACGATCAACAGATCAGCAAGCTCGTCAGCTATCTCGACCAACCGCAACTGTCGCTGCGCTTCGCGATCGACGCGTTCCGCGAAGCGTTCATCGGAGGCTGACAGCATGCGCAACACGAATCACGCCCGCCGCGCGCGCTTTTCGCCCGTCATCGCCGCCCTCGTCGCCGCCGGCCTGCTCGCCGCCGGCGCCAGCAGCTTCGCGCAGAACAGCGGCGCGACCGTCACGCCGGTCGGCAACGGCACCGTCCAGACGAGCGCACTGCCGGCGACCGCCGCCCCCGCATCGCTGACGTCCGGCACGGCCGCGCATCCGGCCGCCGCGACGACGGCACTGGCGCCGCCGCCCGCGAACGCGACGCCCGGCCAGGTCGTCGTCGGCGGCAAGGTGCCCGACGAGGCGACCAAGGCCGCCGTGCTGCAGAAGCTGCGCGACACCTACGGCGCCGCGAACGTCGTCGACCAGATCGAGATCGGCGACGTCGCGACGCCGCCGAACTGGAGCGCGAACGTGCAGAAGCTGATCGGCCCGCAGCTCAAGCAGATCAGCAAGGGGCAGCTGAAGATCAACGGCACGCAGATCGACATGAAGGGCGAGGTGCGCAACGAGGCGCAGCGCCAGCAGCTCGCGAGCGACATGGCGAACACGTTGAACCCGACGTACACGATCAAGAACGGGCTGCGCGTGTCGGCGTCGGAGCAGGGGCTGCTCGACCAGACGCTCGCGAACCGCACGATCGAGTTCGAGACCGGCAGCGCGACGCTCACGCCGCAGGGCAAGGTGGTACTCGACCAGATGGCCGCGGCGCTCTCGAAGATGCCGAACCGCACGGTCGATCTCATCGGGCATACCGACAATTCGGGGAACCGCGCGTCGAATATCGCGCTGAGCCAGGCGCGCGCGGATGCGGTGAAGGGCTATCTGATCACGAAGGGGATCGCGTCGCAGCAGATGACCACGACGGGGGTGGGCCCGGATCAGCCGATCGCGCCGAATGATACGGCTGAAGGGCGGGCGCGGAATCGGAGGATTGATTTCCGGGTGGGGCAGTAGACGCGCGGGTGTGGGCATGGCGAGCCGACGGCAGGACGCCGGTGAACGCAGCCCGTGGATCGCGCGGGCGCGATCGATGGGCCGCGTCCTGGCCAATGCGCCGGTCCGCTGGTCGGTCGATCGTTCGATCCGGCCGTTCCCGTGAAAGACGCACTGCGCTGCCTGCGGTCGGCCGTTCTGCTGCTCGTTGGCGCGACGCTCGTGCTGATGGGTGCGGCGGACGCGATCGATTCCGCCATCCTCGTTCGCGCCCGTGCGTGGCCTCGCGTGCCCGCCGTCGTCGAGCGATGCGAGTTGTCGCTCCGGTATGGGAAATCCGCCGTGACCTGGGAGGCGCGCGCCGTGTTCCGGTATGGCGCGGAACATACGCGGCAGTACGACACGACGTGGCGGCCGGCCGGATCGCCGGTGTATTCGCGTTCGGAAGCGTCCAAGCTCAGCCGCGAACAGTTCGGCGCATTCACCCATACATATTGCAGCGCGGCCGCGACCGACGGGCTGCGCGTTTCGCCGATGTTTCCCGGCGTTGCTCGGCGTAACGATGCGGTTGTTGGCGGAGCATGGGTGCGTGAAACCGGATTCGCGCTGTTCGGTCTGGTTGGCGGGTTGATGCTGTGTGCGGTGAGCGTTTCGCTGTTGCCGTGGGGCGAGGATCGCAAAAAGCAGGCGGTGAAACACAAGGCACGGCGAGCGCGGAGTCGCGTCAGCGGTTTATGACGCAACGTGCGAGCTCGCCGATAGCGTATCGGCGAGTACGTAAAACCGCATCGCGCTACTGCGTCGTCTGTACGTGTGGCCGAGGTTTTCAGTGTCTCGAGGAACGCAGGCCACTCCGGCTCGCGTGGATTCGGTTCTGCTCCTGCCAGTACCGCATGTCGCTGCGGAACCTGAGGCTCTCAGGCCAAACGATCATCGCTCACGACTGCTCGTCGGGCCTCACGCCGAGCAGCTCGCGGATATGCGACAGCGACCCGCTGTCCTTCACCACGCTCTCGAGCCACTTGTGCAGCGGCATGTCGGCCCACTCGGCCGCCTTGTCCGCGAGATACGCGACCGGGCTGTGCGGCTCGGTCTGCCGGAAATAGCGGGCGACCGCGCGCAGCTGGTCGACCGCCTGCGCACGGTTCTGGATGCCGGCGATCATTTGCGCCACCGGCGCACGCGAAGCGGTCTGCGTCTGCACATGGGTCTCCTCGGTGTGGAACGCGTCGCCGAAGCTCGGTTCGACGCGCTCCGGCTGCGCTTGCTGCGCCGACGGCGCGTGCGGTGCGCTGCCCGTATAGCCCTGCTCGCGCGCGAAGCGCTCGGTGAGCCGGTACACGGTCTCGAACGCGTCGCGTGCCTGGCGGAAGCTCGGCGCCGCATCGCCGGCGCGCGCGTCGAGCGTCTCCTCGAACGCGTCGAGCGCAAATTCGAACGCCTTCAGGTTCCCGAGCAGCGCGGAATAGAACGCGAGCGACGTCACGCGCCGCGACGCGTCGATCTGCTCGACCGACGGCTTGCCGCGCGCGATGTCGTTCGCGTGCTCCGGGTCGCGCTTCACCGCCTGCGCGACGTGCTGCGCGACTTCCCAGTCGAGCGTGCTGAACGCGTTCGACGCGCCGTCCGTCAACGGCACCGCGCGCAGCAGCTCGGCGGTGCGCCCGGCGAGCCACGCGACGTTGCCGAGCCGGTATTCGGTGTCGTCACCCTCCGGCAGCGGATGCACGGTGTCCCAGTACTGGCGGCACAGCCCTTCGAGCAGCGAGTAGCCGTCGGTAAGGCCCGTGATGCCGTCCTCGAGCGCGAGCGCCTCGGTCAGCCAAACGGCCAGCCGCAGGTCCTTCGTCTGCGTGCGCAGCAGCTCGCTCGAGCGCGCGACGACGAAGCTCCAGTCGGCTTCCTTGATCTCGGTCACCCATTCGCCCTGGTCCAGCGACGGGTCGTCGAAGCGCCGCGCCTCCTGGATCGCGTCGAAATCGTTCGAGAACAGCAGGTCGTCGCCGCACGGCGACGCGTCGCTGATCGGCGTCAGCAAGTCGGGGAGATTGATCGGCATGGTTCAGTGAATCCGTTGATGCAGGAGGTTTCGCGCGCGGCGCTCATCCGACCGCTCATTCGACCGTGTATTCGAACGCGCCCGCGTCGTCCGCGCGCACCGCGATGCGCGCGATGGCCGCGCCGTCGGCGATCCGGCCCAGCACGTGGCCGGCGATCTCCGGCAGCAGCGTGCCGTTCAGGATGTGGTCGACGTTGCGGGCGCCCGAATCGACCTCGGTGCAGCGCGCGAGCACCGCGTCGACCAGCGACTCGTCCCACTCGAACACGGCCTTGTGGTTCGCGTCGATCCGGCGGCGGATGCGGTCGAGCTTCAGTTCGATGATCTCGGCGAGCACGTCGTCGGAGATCGGGTAGTACGGCACGACCTTCATGCGCCCGAGGAACGCGGGCTTGAACGTCTTGTACAGCTGCGGGCGCAGCGCTTCGGCAAGCGCGTCGGGATCGGGCAGCTCCTCGGCCGGCTTGTTCAGGCAGGCCTGCATCACGGCCGACGAGCCGACGTTCGACGTCAGGATGATCAGCGTGTTGCGGAAATCGATCTCGCGCCCTTCCGCGTCGTCCATCGCGCCCTTGTCGAACACCTGGAAGAACATCTCGAGCACGTCCGGGTGCGCCTTCTCGACCTCGTCGAGCAGCACGACCGAGTACGGATTGCGCCGCACCGCCTCGGTCAGCACGCCGCCCTCGCCGTAGCCGACGTAGCCCGGCGGCGAGCCCTTCAGGCCCGACACGCTGTGCGCCTCCTGATACTCGCTCATGTTGATCGTGACCATCTTGCGCTCGCCGCCGTACAGGATGTCGGCCAGCGCGAGCGCCGTCTCGGTCTTGCCGACGCCCGACGGCCCGACGAACATGAACACGCCGCGCGGCTTGTTCGGGTCCTCGAGGCTCGCCGACGCGGTGCGCACGCGCTGCGCGATCGCCTCCAGCGCGTGGTCCTGGCCGATCACGCGCGCGGCGAGGAGCGGCTGCAGGTTCAGCACCGTGCCGATCTCGTCCTTCACCATCCGGCCGAGCGGGATGCCCGTCCACGACGCGACGATCTCGGCCACCACGTGGCCGTCGACCTGCAGCGGCACCATCGGCTCGCCGCCCTGCAGCGCATGCAGCGTCGCGACGCGCTCGGCGAGCTTGTCGCGGGTGGCCTGCACGTCGACCGGCTCGCCGTCCTCCGACGGGCCGCGCGCGCGGTCGAGCGCCGCGCGTAATTCGGTGATCTCGGCGACGATCGCGCGCTCGCCTTCGTAACGGGCTTCGTCCGCCGCGAGCTGTGCGAGCGCCGCGTCGCGCGCGCCGCGCAGCTCGCCGAGCCGCTCGTCGTGTGACGCGCCGCTCGCCGCCTCGCGCTCGAGCGACGCGATCTCCGCGTCGATCCGCTCGATGCGCTTCCTGGTGTCGTCGATCGCGGCCGGCGTCGCGCTCTGCGCGAGCGCGACCTTCGCGCACGCGGTGTCGAGCACGCTGATCGCCTTGTCCGGCAGCTGGCGGCCGCTGATGTAGCGGTGCGACAGGCGCACGGCCTCGGTGATCGCGTCGTCGAGGATCCGCACGTTGAAGTGCTTCTCCATCAGCCCGGACATCCCGCGCAGCATCGCGGCCGCGAGCGGCTCGCTCGGCTCCTCGACCTTCACGACCTGGAAGCGCCGCGCGAGCGCCGCGTCCTTCTCGAAATACTTCTTGTATTCGCTCCACGTCGTCGCGGCGATCGTGCGCAGCTCGCCGCGCGCGAGCGCCGGCTTCAGCAGGTTCGCCGCATCGTTCTGGCCGGCCTGGCCGCCCGCGCCGATGATCGTGTGCGCCTCGTCGATGAACAGGATGATCGGATGCGCGCTCTTCTTCACCTCGTCGATCACGCTCTTCAGCCGGTTCTCGAACTCGCCCTTCACGCTCGCGCCGGCCTGCAGCAGGCCCATGTCGAGCACGTGCAGCGCGACGCCGCGCAACGGCGGCGGCACGTCGTCGGCCGCGATGCGCAGCGCGAGCCCCTCGACCACGGCCGTTTTGCCGACGCCCGCCTCGCCCGTCATGATCGGGTTGTTCTGGCGCCGCCGCATCAGGATGTCGATCGCCTGGCGGATCTCCGCCTCGCGGCCGATCACCGGATCGATCTTGCCGTCGCGCGCGCGCTGCGTGAGGTTGGTCGTGTAGGTGTCGAGCGCGGGCGTCTTCGACTGGCCGCCCGCGGGCGCCGCGTCGAGCGCCGGCGCGTCGCCGCCGTCGCCGTCGCCCGCCGCTTCCGCCTGCCGCGGCTCGGCTTCGCTCGACCCGGCGGTGATTTCGTCGAACTTGTGCTTCAGGTCCGTCACGCGGATCTCGGCGAACTGCGCGGACATCCGCTGCGCGAATTGCGCGAGGTCCGGCGCGGTCAGCAGCGCGAGCAGCAGATGCCCCGAGCGGATGCGGCCGAGCTGCGAATCGAGCGACGCGATCAGCCACGCCTGCTCGAACAGCGCGATCAGGTGCACGGAGAACACCGGCGTGCGCGTGTTGCCGGTCTTCAGGCGCGTCAGCTCGCGCTCGAGGTCCGCGCGCAGCGCGTGCGGATCGATGCGGCTCGCGCGCAGCGCCAGCGGCAGGTCGCCGGCCGGCTCGTCGAGCAGCGCGAGGAACAGGTGCTCCAGATCGACCTCGTAGTGGCCGCGCGCAAGGCACGCGCTCGCCGCGTGCTGCGCCGCCTGCCGGCACAGCGGATTCAGTTTCGTGATCAGGGTCTTCAGGGGCGTGCTCATGGCGTCGATCTCAGGTTCGATTGCTTGTTTGTTGTCAGTCAGTGAATCACGTGCAGCTCGTAGCGGGCGTCGGAGCGATCCTCGGCCGCGTCGCGGGTGCAGAGGAAGGCGTCCCAGCCGAGCCGCGCGCCCGCGCCGAGCCGGCTCGGGCCGACCTCGGTGCGCTTCAGCACGAGCGACACCTCGTATTCGAGCGTGACGCCCGCGAGCAGCGTCAGCATCCGTTCGAGGCCGACCGCCCGCGGGCCGCCGGGCAGGAACGCCTCGTAGTCGCGCTTCGCCAGCGGGCCGACCACGATCCGCGCGCGCATGTCGCGCTGCCACACGCGCTCGCCGACGAGCGCGGTCCCGCCGAGCACCGCGTTGACCTCGCCGAGCACGCTCAGCTGGTCGGCCGGCACGTCGTACCACTTGCCGACGAACTGGTCGATCTTCACCGGCACGCGGAAGTAGTCGGACAGCGTGCGCTGCAGGTACGCGGCCGACATCGGCCGGTGCCGCGCGGCCAGCGCGTAGCCGGCCACCGCCTCGTCGAGCACGCCGCCCGCGCCCGCCTGCAGGCTGTCGCGCACCTCGTCGCTCGTCACGCCCGCGATCGCGAGCAGCAGCGGCAGGTAGCGCTCGTCGCGGTCGAGCTCGTAATGGAACGGCAGCCGGTATTTCTTCCACGCGGCGTAGAACAGCGCGGTCGCACGGTTCGAGAACACGTCGAAGAACGCGCGCGCCGCGTGGTCGCGCTTCAGGTACTCGCGCGCGCCGATCTGCTCGGTGTAGTACAGCGGCAGCGCGCCCTGCCCGCCGAGCAGCCCGAAGAACGCGGGCGTCAGCTCGACGCGGCCGAGCTCGCCGGCCGCGAGCGCCGCGTCGCGCGCATCGTCGGCGTCGAGCGGCGCGCCGTCGTCGTCGAACGACCGCACGCGCTCGATCTCGCTCGCCGGAAAGCCGAGCGACAGCGTGTTGCGGAACGCGATGCGCTGCGCGACGACGTCGCCGTGCCGCCACGCGCCGGGCGCATCGGTCGCCTGCCGCGCGAACAGCCCTTCGAGCACGCGCACCGCCTGGAAGAACTCGAAGCGGTGCGGCTCGTCGAGCAGCGCGCCGACTACGCCAGGATCGATTCGCCGGTCCGGGGCTTGCATCGGATGATCTCCTCGCCGGTGCGCTTCGACACGACGACTAGTTGAACGAAACTGTTGAGGTGGACGTACAGCCCGAAGAAGCTGTCGAGCACGCGCACGAACGACGCGAGGCTCGAGCCGACGAAATGCTCCTCGTCGATCGTCACGCGGATCTCGATGCCGCGCACGAAGGTCGCGAACGGCTTGCCGGGCAGCCATTGCACGGCGCCGCGCTGCTCGATGCCCGCGAGCCCGTCGATCTGCCGCATCGACACCGCGGTGCGCCGCAGGTCGTACAGCGTCAGCATTTCCTTCAGC harbors:
- the tssM gene encoding type VI secretion system membrane subunit TssM, which translates into the protein MQRILNVLTHPRTLSIVGIVALAAILFIAADTLQLPLLWAALAFAAILALWLGVALWRRWRVKRANRQLGEMLEEQAETGKIAAPAAAAATTDAKTADLDVLRTRLSDAVKTIKTSKIGQVSGGSALYELPWYIVIGNPAAGKSSAVINSGLQFPFADKNSAVIHGIGGTRNCDWFFTTEGILLDTAGRYSVHEEDRSEWLGFLGLLKRYRPKAPINGIIVTASIAELTGNRPEFAINLAKNLRQRVQELTEKLEVFAPVYVMFTKADLITGFTEFFSSSDKHEYDRVWGATLPYEPDEKRDVVALFDERFEELYDGLKEISVAQLSLSRGNLASPGQLSFPLEFSTIKPALRAFLATLFENNPFQYKPIFRGFYFTSALQEGETSSAAAQRIAHRFGLDASALPKPHSAFSKNGFFLRDLFSKVVFADRQTVRQFASPTKTRLRYATFFGFVAALALALGGWTWSTIGNQQLVANVQADLDNVSRMQQGRNDLQSRLQAMDILEDRIEQLEQFRRDKPVSVSLGLYQGDRLEQHLLTEYYNGVRQILLSPVSQNLASFLKDVNAHPDQLVPMTRPPESGAVQGGAIPVSTNPAGAAPQAAAAQPAAAPQGGLYSDASPTNVQDAYNALKTYLMLSDKRHVEQAHLTDQVARFWRGWLETNRGNMPRDEMIRSAERMISFYLARVNDNDWPMIEANLSLVDQTRENLRRVVRGMPARQRVYEEIKARASTRFAPMTIARIVGDGNGGLIAGSYAIPGTFTRDAWFEYVQPAIRDAATKELQAKDWVLNTSTQDDLTLEGSPEQIQKTLVGMYKTEYAQHWQKFMQGIAVQGFSSFGQAVDGMNRLGDPQDSPIRKVLETAYDQTSWDNPSLANATIKKAQTGVVNWFKQLFTRTKAGQVAAANIDINGNPADVPMGPVGQEFVGLARIVATHDGTSLLKGYMDTLSKVRTRFNVIKNQGDPGPGARQLMQQTLDGSGSELADSLKFVDEQMLTGLTDTQRKSLRPLLVRPLMQAFSVVIQPASAEVNKVWNAQVYQPFQGSLATKYPFAASAKVEAGASEIAQVFGPDGSIAKFVGTTLGPLAVRRGDTLAARTWGDMGLALAPDFTNGFARWVAPLSGGAAGAGGGAASSEPQTVFQILPQPSSGTTEYTVAIDGQQLRYRNTPPQWTNFVWPNPQGSPGATLSATTFDGRTIQLVNEPGRYGLEKLINSAQRKRRPDGTFDLTWTQGNVNVSVTMRIISTSQPTGGGGDQPQQQSLRGLRLPSSVADASAGAAQNATQAGAGAPAAAPAVAAATASNAQGAQ
- the tagF gene encoding type VI secretion system-associated protein TagF: MTQTVQAQIAYFGKIPSRGDFVKSPHNPQLLQTLDRWIAQALELLAEDPRWKIVYEDAQPMHFAFLGSRSRLAIAGHMVASHDVSMRRFPFLGAAALEVERPVAFLARSPLAFARLWSRVAQQIPPLLGKEEPPGALQALGDTQVPIEVGSGPGNAHDGTFNDFIEHQSLYGLEQMLLASGHPVRLRGAMLALGSLLRPVMQSGSSHIERGLTLPLPVDPFYRSLVAAFWLELIAPFVAQADFELAIFMGSIAERERLIIGFNGASAKTLLSVVDPQTYAAHNIDIDDPEWIDAHAQNDQQISKLVSYLDQPQLSLRFAIDAFREAFIGG
- a CDS encoding OmpA family protein → MRNTNHARRARFSPVIAALVAAGLLAAGASSFAQNSGATVTPVGNGTVQTSALPATAAPASLTSGTAAHPAAATTALAPPPANATPGQVVVGGKVPDEATKAAVLQKLRDTYGAANVVDQIEIGDVATPPNWSANVQKLIGPQLKQISKGQLKINGTQIDMKGEVRNEAQRQQLASDMANTLNPTYTIKNGLRVSASEQGLLDQTLANRTIEFETGSATLTPQGKVVLDQMAAALSKMPNRTVDLIGHTDNSGNRASNIALSQARADAVKGYLITKGIASQQMTTTGVGPDQPIAPNDTAEGRARNRRIDFRVGQ
- the tssA gene encoding type VI secretion system protein TssA; this encodes MPINLPDLLTPISDASPCGDDLLFSNDFDAIQEARRFDDPSLDQGEWVTEIKEADWSFVVARSSELLRTQTKDLRLAVWLTEALALEDGITGLTDGYSLLEGLCRQYWDTVHPLPEGDDTEYRLGNVAWLAGRTAELLRAVPLTDGASNAFSTLDWEVAQHVAQAVKRDPEHANDIARGKPSVEQIDASRRVTSLAFYSALLGNLKAFEFALDAFEETLDARAGDAAPSFRQARDAFETVYRLTERFAREQGYTGSAPHAPSAQQAQPERVEPSFGDAFHTEETHVQTQTASRAPVAQMIAGIQNRAQAVDQLRAVARYFRQTEPHSPVAYLADKAAEWADMPLHKWLESVVKDSGSLSHIRELLGVRPDEQS
- the tssH gene encoding type VI secretion system ATPase TssH produces the protein MSTPLKTLITKLNPLCRQAAQHAASACLARGHYEVDLEHLFLALLDEPAGDLPLALRASRIDPHALRADLERELTRLKTGNTRTPVFSVHLIALFEQAWLIASLDSQLGRIRSGHLLLALLTAPDLAQFAQRMSAQFAEIRVTDLKHKFDEITAGSSEAEPRQAEAAGDGDGGDAPALDAAPAGGQSKTPALDTYTTNLTQRARDGKIDPVIGREAEIRQAIDILMRRRQNNPIMTGEAGVGKTAVVEGLALRIAADDVPPPLRGVALHVLDMGLLQAGASVKGEFENRLKSVIDEVKKSAHPIILFIDEAHTIIGAGGQAGQNDAANLLKPALARGELRTIAATTWSEYKKYFEKDAALARRFQVVKVEEPSEPLAAAMLRGMSGLMEKHFNVRILDDAITEAVRLSHRYISGRQLPDKAISVLDTACAKVALAQSATPAAIDDTRKRIERIDAEIASLEREAASGASHDERLGELRGARDAALAQLAADEARYEGERAIVAEITELRAALDRARGPSEDGEPVDVQATRDKLAERVATLHALQGGEPMVPLQVDGHVVAEIVASWTGIPLGRMVKDEIGTVLNLQPLLAARVIGQDHALEAIAQRVRTASASLEDPNKPRGVFMFVGPSGVGKTETALALADILYGGERKMVTINMSEYQEAHSVSGLKGSPPGYVGYGEGGVLTEAVRRNPYSVVLLDEVEKAHPDVLEMFFQVFDKGAMDDAEGREIDFRNTLIILTSNVGSSAVMQACLNKPAEELPDPDALAEALRPQLYKTFKPAFLGRMKVVPYYPISDDVLAEIIELKLDRIRRRIDANHKAVFEWDESLVDAVLARCTEVDSGARNVDHILNGTLLPEIAGHVLGRIADGAAIARIAVRADDAGAFEYTVE
- the tssG gene encoding type VI secretion system baseplate subunit TssG, yielding MQAPDRRIDPGVVGALLDEPHRFEFFQAVRVLEGLFARQATDAPGAWRHGDVVAQRIAFRNTLSLGFPASEIERVRSFDDDGAPLDADDARDAALAAGELGRVELTPAFFGLLGGQGALPLYYTEQIGAREYLKRDHAARAFFDVFSNRATALFYAAWKKYRLPFHYELDRDERYLPLLLAIAGVTSDEVRDSLQAGAGGVLDEAVAGYALAARHRPMSAAYLQRTLSDYFRVPVKIDQFVGKWYDVPADQLSVLGEVNAVLGGTALVGERVWQRDMRARIVVGPLAKRDYEAFLPGGPRAVGLERMLTLLAGVTLEYEVSLVLKRTEVGPSRLGAGARLGWDAFLCTRDAAEDRSDARYELHVIH